One Hemitrygon akajei chromosome 21, sHemAka1.3, whole genome shotgun sequence genomic region harbors:
- the LOC140714242 gene encoding annexin A5-like, with the protein MAAKGVGKTRGTVYDFPDFDANQDAETLHKAMKGFGTDEDAILNLLTQRSNAQRQQIIAGYKTVIGKDLVDDLKSELSGKFESLIVALMLPPDHYDAKELHDALKGAGTSEDVLIEILASRTNGQIHRIVAAYKEDFESNLEEDLASDTSSYFQRVLVSLVQGNRSVAEADPSQAEEDAKALYEAGENAWGTDEERFIAILCSRSVPHLLAVFDEYQKINDIDLEDSIASECSGSLQSVMLAIVKCVKNTPAYFAEKLYNAMKGAGTDDSTLMRVIVSRSEIDLADIKDAYKAKYDEAVHSAIMGDTSGDYRDSLLKICGGED; encoded by the exons ATGGCAGCCAAAGGCGTG GGTAAGACCAGAGGCACAGTCTATGATTTTCCTGACTTTGATGCCAATCAAGATGCTGAGACGCTACACAAGGCCATGAAGGGATTTG GAACCGATGAAGATGCCATATTGAACCTGCTGACGCAGAGAAGTAATGCCCAGCGGCAGCAAATTATTGCTGGCTATAAAACTGTGATTGGAAAG GACCTGGTTGATGATCTGAAGTCTGAGCTGTCAGGAAAGTTTGAGTCTCTAATTGTTGCTCTCATGCTCCCCCCTGATCACTATGATGCCAAGGAGCTGCATGATGCCTTGAAG GGTGCTGGGACATCTGAGGATGTTCTGATTGAAATCTTAGCATCGCGTACTAATGGACAGATCCACCGGATTGTGGCAGCTTATAAAGAAG ACTTTGAATCTAATTTGGAGGAGGATCTCGCCTCAGACACATCAAGCTACTTTCAACGAGTTCTGGTTTCCCTAGTTCAG GGTAACAGAAGTGTTGCTGAAGCCGATCCTTCTCAAGCAGAAGAGGATGCAAAG GCTCTTTATGAAGCTGGTGAAAATGCCTGGGGTACAGATGAAGAACGATTCATTGCCATTCTCTGCTCCAGAAGCGTCCCTCATTTGTTGGCAG TGTTCGACGAGTACCAGAAGATAAATGACATTGATCTTGAAGACAGCATTGCAAGCGAATGTTCAGGAAGTCTCCAGAGTGTTATGTTGGCCATTG TCAAATGCGTGAAGAACACACCAGCCTATTTTGCAGAGAAACTTTACAATGCTATGAAG GGTGCTGGCACAGATGACAGTACTTTGATGAGAGTTATAGTGTCTCGCTCTGAAATTGATCTTGCGGACATCAAGGATGCTTACAAAGCCAAGTATGATGAGGCTGTCCACTCTGCAATTATG GGAGATACAAGTGGAGATTATAGAGATTCTCTATTGAAGATCTGTGGTGGAGAAGACTGA